A stretch of Mesorhizobium sp. M2A.F.Ca.ET.046.03.2.1 DNA encodes these proteins:
- a CDS encoding phosphomannomutase, producing MKFGSSGVRGLDSELLGRASGLYTEAFAWRLSSSQVQPNSSVFLGRDLRGSSEAIVNNCMAALAANRFQPIDCGAIPTPALALYARRHGAAALMVTGSHIPAGRNGIKFYGPNGEISKADEAAITRFVAERSNAYYLPPAPLGTTWPIRHEEAMACYRERANDMLEPGSLSGLRLGVYRHSSVAAILLVEVLQSLGAGVVAVGKTETFVPVDTEAVDAATIAKLKEWVREFNLDAIVSTDADADRPLIADENGDLFRGDLVGLATALFLKADTVVTPVTSNSGISKAFGFDVLRTKVGSPFVIEAMEASHRAGSIVVGFEANGGVLLGSDYTANGKTLTALPTRDSLLPILAVLGTMASTKKKLSQLRELWKLPVCASDRLQDFSAESSSRLMDRLANLDALQQFLAPFGTVAEVDKTDGFRVRMRTGEIIHLRPSGNAPELRCYSEASSESRATTIVASVLKRAQAFASQTVEGI from the coding sequence ATGAAGTTCGGGTCAAGCGGCGTTCGAGGTTTGGATTCGGAATTGCTCGGCAGGGCCAGCGGGCTTTATACTGAAGCTTTCGCCTGGCGTTTGAGTTCGAGCCAGGTTCAGCCGAATAGTTCGGTCTTCCTAGGCCGCGACCTGCGTGGCAGCAGTGAAGCGATAGTCAACAATTGCATGGCGGCGTTGGCCGCAAATCGTTTCCAGCCGATCGATTGCGGCGCCATACCGACGCCTGCCCTGGCACTGTATGCACGCAGACACGGCGCGGCGGCTCTTATGGTCACTGGGTCGCACATTCCAGCCGGTCGCAACGGCATCAAATTCTACGGCCCGAATGGTGAGATCAGCAAGGCGGATGAGGCCGCGATTACGCGCTTTGTCGCCGAAAGATCAAATGCATATTACTTGCCACCCGCTCCTCTGGGAACGACGTGGCCTATCCGCCATGAAGAAGCAATGGCCTGTTATCGAGAGCGCGCCAATGACATGCTGGAGCCGGGCTCCCTTTCCGGCCTGAGACTTGGAGTCTACCGGCACAGTTCGGTAGCAGCAATACTTTTGGTGGAAGTTCTTCAATCGCTCGGCGCCGGCGTGGTCGCCGTCGGGAAAACCGAAACTTTCGTGCCTGTCGATACCGAAGCCGTGGATGCAGCCACGATTGCAAAATTGAAAGAATGGGTCCGCGAATTCAATCTCGATGCCATCGTGTCGACTGATGCGGACGCTGATCGGCCACTGATTGCCGATGAAAATGGCGATCTGTTTCGCGGCGATCTGGTTGGGCTCGCCACGGCTCTCTTCCTGAAGGCGGATACCGTCGTGACGCCTGTGACCTCCAATTCCGGCATTTCGAAAGCTTTCGGCTTCGATGTCCTGAGGACAAAGGTCGGGTCACCATTTGTTATCGAAGCCATGGAGGCGTCACATCGTGCCGGCAGCATCGTTGTCGGCTTCGAGGCCAATGGTGGCGTTCTCCTGGGGTCGGATTACACGGCGAACGGGAAGACTTTGACCGCCCTGCCGACGCGGGACTCCCTTCTCCCCATCCTGGCTGTTCTCGGTACCATGGCATCGACAAAGAAGAAGCTGTCGCAACTGCGCGAGCTCTGGAAGCTTCCGGTATGCGCGAGCGACCGGCTGCAGGATTTCTCCGCCGAGAGTTCAAGCAGATTGATGGATCGCCTCGCAAACCTCGACGCGCTGCAGCAATTTCTCGCCCCGTTCGGGACTGTAGCCGAAGTCGACAAAACCGACGGCTTCAGGGTGCGTATGCGCACAGGCGAGATCATACACCTGCGGCCCTCCGGCAATGCACCGGAACTGCGCTGCTATTCGGAAGCTTCGAGCGAGAGCAGAGCCACGACGATCGTCGCCTCGGTGCTGAAAAGAGCACAGGCATTCGCGTCGCAGACGGTAGAGGGCATTTGA
- a CDS encoding OmpW family protein, with amino-acid sequence MARARISVAWAVTAAVVLIVAGQAGAADIHQAASVAKVGAPVAEAPSPWQLRMRALGVITEDSGYVNAVPGSGLSYSNSVTPELDISYFFNDNIAAELILGTTYANIDGQGSIGGLGKIGKVWLLPPTLTLQYHFTDFGAFKPYVGAGLNYTIFYHQQAGSADDLKVKNTFGAALQVGFDYMVDQHWGVNFDVKKLFLKPDFDVTVAGAKLTGKAKLDPWLVGAGLTYRF; translated from the coding sequence ATGGCGAGAGCGCGAATTAGCGTGGCGTGGGCAGTAACAGCGGCTGTCGTCCTCATCGTTGCAGGACAGGCCGGCGCGGCAGATATTCATCAAGCCGCGAGCGTTGCGAAGGTAGGAGCCCCGGTCGCGGAAGCGCCAAGCCCCTGGCAGCTCCGCATGCGCGCGTTGGGGGTGATCACCGAGGATTCGGGCTACGTCAACGCGGTGCCCGGCTCCGGTCTTTCCTATTCGAACAGCGTGACGCCGGAACTCGATATATCGTATTTCTTCAACGACAACATCGCCGCCGAACTCATACTCGGCACCACCTATGCCAACATCGATGGCCAAGGTTCGATCGGCGGGCTGGGCAAGATCGGCAAGGTTTGGCTGCTGCCGCCAACGCTCACATTGCAGTATCATTTTACCGATTTCGGCGCCTTCAAGCCCTATGTCGGCGCCGGCTTGAACTATACGATCTTCTATCACCAGCAAGCCGGCAGCGCCGATGATCTCAAGGTCAAGAACACATTCGGCGCCGCGCTGCAGGTCGGATTCGACTACATGGTGGACCAGCACTGGGGCGTCAACTTCGACGTGAAGAAGCTTTTCCTTAAGCCCGACTTCGACGTCACTGTCGCCGGCGCTAAGCTCACAGGCAAGGCTAAGCTCGATCCCTGGCTGGTAGGCGCAGGTCTCACCTACCGCTTCTAA
- a CDS encoding IS630 family transposase (programmed frameshift) has translation MGKALSMDLRSRVLKASDEGMSARQAAARFGVGVSSAIRWIARAKIGELAPRPQGRRRASSLDAHEPFIVRLIEERKDITLNEMVERLVAEQSVRISRSALSAWLRRHGWTFKKKSAHALEQDRPDILNRRRDWFDGQLDLDPAKLVFIDETGLSTKMARLRGRAPRGERCRAGVPHGHWKTTTFTGALRLTGMTAPFVYDGAMNGNVFLAYVEQVLVPTLSEGDVVVMDNLPAHKAAGVRDAIEAAGASLLYLPPYSPDFNPIENAFAKLKALLRAKAERTINALWDAVGAVVDLFTPAECANYFKAAGYEPD, from the exons ATGGGAAAAGCATTGAGCATGGATCTTCGGTCGCGGGTCTTGAAGGCTTCGGACGAGGGCATGTCGGCGCGGCAAGCGGCGGCGCGGTTCGGCGTGGGAGTGTCCAGCGCGATCCGCTGGATTGCGCGGGCGAAGATCGGCGAACTGGCGCCCCGCCCGCAGGGCCGCCGCCGCGCCTCCAGCCTCGATGCGCATGAACCCTTCATCGTCAGGCTGATCGAGGAGCGCAAGGACATCACGCTGAACGAGATGGTGGAGCGGCTCGTCGCCGAGCAGTCGGTGCGCATCAGCCGCAGCGCCTTGAGCGCCTGGCTTCGCCGCCACGGCTGGACATTCA AAAAAAAGTCCGCGCACGCACTGGAGCAGGATCGCCCCGACATCCTGAACCGGCGCCGGGACTGGTTCGACGGCCAGCTCGACCTCGATCCGGCGAAGCTCGTGTTCATCGATGAGACCGGCCTCTCCACAAAGATGGCCCGCCTGCGTGGAAGAGCGCCGCGCGGCGAGCGCTGCCGGGCCGGCGTGCCGCATGGCCACTGGAAGACCACGACCTTCACCGGAGCGCTGCGGCTGACGGGCATGACTGCGCCCTTCGTCTACGACGGCGCCATGAACGGCAACGTGTTCCTGGCCTATGTCGAACAGGTGCTGGTCCCGACATTGTCGGAGGGCGACGTAGTCGTCATGGACAACCTGCCCGCCCACAAGGCCGCCGGCGTGCGCGACGCGATTGAGGCCGCAGGCGCGAGCCTGCTCTACCTGCCGCCTTACAGTCCCGACTTCAATCCGATTGAGAACGCCTTCGCCAAACTCAAGGCGCTGCTGCGAGCAAAGGCCGAGAGGACCATCAACGCTTTGTGGGACGCGGTCGGTGCGGTCGTCGACCTCTTCACCCCAGCCGAATGTGCCAACTACTTCAAAGCCGCAGGATATGAACCGGATTAA
- a CDS encoding macro domain-containing protein — protein sequence MTKAPAKSRPKMLDAALEALWEFLATKGELGDIAIGLIGTGRGRVGLPRKKVVEKIAQSFADASYDKVFSNKLSIVVFPGDAERFGVNLFEVRDYLAQSLQV from the coding sequence ATGACGAAGGCACCCGCCAAGTCGAGGCCCAAAATGCTCGATGCAGCGCTAGAAGCTCTTTGGGAATTCTTGGCTACGAAGGGCGAGCTGGGCGATATAGCGATCGGTTTGATCGGCACCGGTCGCGGGCGCGTTGGACTGCCGAGAAAGAAGGTAGTCGAGAAGATCGCGCAATCCTTCGCCGACGCTTCGTACGACAAGGTGTTTTCAAACAAGCTCTCGATCGTTGTCTTCCCTGGTGATGCGGAGCGTTTCGGGGTGAATCTCTTTGAGGTTCGAGACTACCTTGCTCAAAGCCTGCAGGTCTGA
- a CDS encoding NodA family N-acyltransferase has protein sequence MRSDVQWRLCWENELRLSDHLELSEFFQKIYEPVGAFSAKAFAGGRSWAGARPEVRAIGYDVHGVAAHLGVLRRYIKVGDADLLVAELGLYGVRPDLEGLGIAHSISAMYPVLQQLGVPFAFGTVRPALRNHVGRFCRKGLASILSGVRVRSTHPDVYPDLPPTRVDDDVLVMVLPIGRSMSQWPAGTLIDRNGPEL, from the coding sequence ATGCGCTCTGACGTGCAGTGGAGGTTGTGCTGGGAAAATGAGTTGCGGCTTTCCGATCATCTCGAACTCTCTGAGTTCTTCCAGAAGATCTATGAGCCTGTCGGAGCCTTTAGTGCAAAGGCTTTCGCAGGCGGTCGAAGTTGGGCCGGTGCAAGGCCGGAGGTCCGCGCAATCGGCTATGATGTGCACGGAGTAGCAGCTCACTTGGGCGTGCTGCGCCGATACATCAAAGTTGGCGACGCTGATCTGCTTGTCGCTGAACTCGGTCTGTACGGGGTGCGTCCGGATCTTGAGGGGCTAGGAATCGCCCATTCGATCAGCGCGATGTATCCAGTGCTGCAGCAGCTTGGCGTTCCATTCGCTTTCGGCACGGTTCGGCCCGCGCTCCGGAACCATGTTGGCAGGTTTTGCCGCAAAGGCTTGGCAAGCATTTTATCGGGCGTCCGCGTGCGTTCAACCCACCCGGACGTGTACCCCGATCTTCCTCCCACGCGAGTCGACGACGACGTGCTCGTCATGGTGCTCCCAATTGGACGCTCAATGAGCCAGTGGCCGGCCGGCACTTTGATCGATCGGAACGGTCCAGAGCTATGA
- a CDS encoding mannose-1-phosphate guanylyltransferase/mannose-6-phosphate isomerase — protein MKVVPVIISGGAGSRLWPASRQSHPKPFLKMADGHSLIQHSVLRAASIVGAAELVTVTSKDHLFLTKDHFDELDSVVLPRTFLLEPEGRDTAAAVAAATIHAKATQGPDAILCIFPADQMIGDLAAFGSAISRAIEHARQGRIATLGINPERPDTAFGYIEADGEKVVRFVEKPDVETAKSYVASKRFFWNAGIFCFKARVMLDEMALHCKELVDAVLGSYENAAIIDGERFASIELSAKHLAVAPRISLDRAVMEKAHNLAVVPCEMGWNDIGSWNAMAELIPPDESGNRIRGDVHVVDTVDTYISSDKRVIGTVGVSDLVIVDSHDALLVASRDRVQDVKKLFEGLKAAGHEAHLLHGTVHRPWGTYTVLEESERFKIKRIEVNPGGRLSLQMHHHRSEHWVVVSGTAKIVNGEQELLLTTNQSTYIPCGHKHRLENPGNIGLVMIEVQSGEYLGEDDIVRFEDVYGRA, from the coding sequence ATGAAAGTGGTTCCTGTCATCATCAGCGGCGGAGCCGGCTCGCGGCTGTGGCCCGCCTCCAGGCAGTCGCACCCCAAGCCTTTCCTCAAGATGGCGGACGGGCATTCGCTCATTCAGCACAGCGTGTTGCGCGCGGCTTCCATAGTGGGGGCGGCCGAGCTCGTCACCGTGACCTCCAAGGACCATCTCTTCCTCACGAAAGACCATTTTGACGAGCTGGATTCCGTCGTGCTGCCGCGCACCTTCCTGCTCGAGCCGGAGGGCAGGGACACGGCCGCCGCTGTCGCCGCGGCGACCATCCACGCCAAGGCGACACAGGGGCCGGATGCAATCCTGTGCATTTTTCCCGCGGACCAGATGATCGGTGACCTGGCGGCCTTTGGAAGCGCCATCAGTCGGGCGATCGAGCATGCGCGGCAGGGGCGCATTGCAACCCTGGGCATAAATCCAGAAAGGCCGGACACGGCATTCGGCTACATCGAGGCCGATGGCGAAAAAGTCGTCCGTTTCGTCGAGAAGCCGGACGTGGAAACCGCCAAATCCTATGTCGCCTCCAAACGTTTCTTCTGGAACGCCGGCATCTTCTGCTTCAAAGCGCGAGTCATGCTCGATGAGATGGCCCTGCATTGCAAGGAGCTGGTCGATGCCGTTCTCGGCAGCTACGAGAACGCCGCAATCATTGACGGCGAGCGCTTCGCCAGCATCGAGCTCTCTGCAAAGCATCTCGCCGTGGCTCCGCGCATCTCGCTCGACCGGGCGGTGATGGAAAAGGCGCACAATCTCGCCGTTGTCCCTTGCGAGATGGGGTGGAACGACATCGGTTCCTGGAACGCAATGGCCGAACTGATCCCTCCCGACGAGAGCGGCAACAGGATCCGCGGCGATGTCCATGTAGTGGACACGGTCGACACCTACATAAGCTCGGACAAACGAGTCATAGGGACGGTGGGCGTCAGCGACCTGGTGATTGTCGATTCCCACGATGCGCTGCTCGTTGCATCCCGCGATCGCGTCCAGGACGTCAAGAAACTGTTCGAGGGGCTCAAGGCTGCGGGACACGAAGCGCACTTGCTTCACGGTACCGTGCACCGGCCCTGGGGCACCTACACGGTTCTGGAGGAAAGCGAGCGCTTCAAGATCAAGCGCATCGAGGTTAACCCGGGCGGGCGCTTGAGCCTGCAGATGCACCATCACCGCTCCGAGCACTGGGTCGTGGTCAGCGGCACCGCAAAGATTGTCAACGGCGAGCAGGAGCTACTCCTGACCACCAATCAATCCACCTATATCCCGTGCGGCCACAAACACCGGCTCGAGAACCCCGGCAATATCGGCTTGGTTATGATTGAGGTCCAAAGCGGCGAATATCTAGGCGAAGATGACATTGTGCGGTTTGAGGACGTATACGGTCGAGCCTGA
- a CDS encoding cytochrome P450, which produces MRVENDHCDVIGVPAAPTQLDDLSSAILQQRGVARVALPGDVVAWAAGRHQTLRRMLSDQRFNKDWRQWRALQDGEIPEDHPLIGMCKVDNMATAHGADHRRLRGLLSSSFAPSRIALLAPRIEQRVDQLLAEMAQRGGSADLMCEFAVPLPTNVIAELFGLPDEQREEIVALTYSLASTSATAAEVRQTRQRIPEFFRRLIALKRRRLGDDLASALIVARDNGELVSDTELIDMLFMVLSAGFVTVAGVIGNGMLALLTHPQQLHLVRSGQVPWSQAIEEILRWGSSAANLPFRYATQDVEIDGCIVRRGDAVLMALHAANRDEKAFGPGADRFDVTRLHNPHLSFGEGPHSCLGAALARLELGCAFPALFGRLEDLALSIAAEDVVYMPSYVIRCPQSLPVTFRPSMPQRVRHSPRIH; this is translated from the coding sequence ATGCGCGTAGAAAACGATCATTGCGACGTGATCGGTGTGCCGGCCGCTCCCACGCAACTTGATGATCTGTCTTCTGCGATTCTGCAGCAGAGGGGAGTGGCGCGGGTGGCGCTGCCTGGCGATGTGGTGGCCTGGGCGGCAGGCCGTCACCAGACGCTCAGGCGGATGCTTTCCGACCAGCGTTTCAACAAGGACTGGCGACAGTGGCGGGCGCTGCAGGATGGCGAGATTCCCGAGGATCATCCGCTGATCGGGATGTGCAAAGTGGACAACATGGCCACAGCGCACGGCGCCGATCACCGGCGCTTGCGCGGCCTGCTGTCCAGCAGCTTCGCGCCCAGTCGTATCGCCTTGCTGGCGCCACGGATCGAACAACGCGTCGATCAACTCCTGGCCGAGATGGCGCAGCGCGGCGGCAGTGCCGATCTGATGTGCGAGTTCGCTGTTCCGCTGCCCACCAACGTGATCGCCGAACTGTTCGGTTTGCCGGACGAACAGCGTGAAGAGATCGTCGCCCTCACCTACAGCCTGGCCAGCACCTCCGCTACAGCCGCAGAGGTAAGACAGACGCGGCAGCGCATCCCGGAGTTCTTCCGTCGTCTGATCGCGCTCAAGCGTCGCCGGCTCGGCGACGATCTGGCTTCGGCGCTGATCGTCGCACGCGACAATGGCGAGCTCGTTTCCGACACCGAGCTCATCGACATGCTGTTCATGGTGCTCTCTGCAGGCTTCGTGACTGTCGCCGGCGTCATCGGCAATGGCATGCTGGCATTGCTGACGCATCCGCAGCAACTGCACCTGGTACGCAGCGGCCAAGTTCCGTGGTCACAGGCGATCGAGGAGATTCTGCGGTGGGGCAGCTCAGCGGCCAATCTGCCATTTCGCTATGCCACCCAGGACGTGGAGATCGACGGATGCATAGTGCGCCGCGGCGACGCCGTGCTGATGGCGTTACATGCGGCGAACCGGGACGAAAAGGCCTTCGGTCCCGGCGCCGACCGGTTCGACGTCACCCGGCTGCACAACCCGCACCTGTCGTTCGGCGAGGGACCCCATTCGTGCCTGGGCGCTGCGCTGGCGCGCCTGGAATTGGGCTGCGCCTTCCCCGCGCTATTCGGGCGGCTGGAGGATCTGGCGCTGAGCATCGCCGCGGAGGACGTGGTCTACATGCCGTCTTACGTCATTCGCTGCCCGCAGAGCCTGCCGGTCACCTTCCGCCCTTCCATGCCCCAGAGAGTGCGGCATTCGCCCCGGATTCACTGA
- the ubiM gene encoding 5-demethoxyubiquinol-8 5-hydroxylase UbiM, producing MPSLDDNFDIIVVGAGPVGLSFAASLAHSEFKLAVVEGQSLGRLANPAFDGREIALTHASIGILRELGAWDVISASDKSPLQGARVLNGSSPFALCFDSPARSAEPLGVLVPNCQIRDALFKIIRLQGHARLLCGHSVVRATNSRQGAVITLSNGRQLTARLLVAADSRFSATRNLLGIGADINRLGNSMLICRVRHERPHNQIAIEWFDHHQTVAMLPLAQGVSSLLLTLPSNEADGLLALDDALFLIELTKRCRGRLGKMSLASQRHIYPLVTTWAHRFRAPSAALIGDAAIGMHPVTAHGFNIGLGGQKHLAHAIETAWLERRDIADPDMLHRYESRLRLSAAPLYHATNILVGLYSSEHPAARLARHVALRLGQHLPFVRHGIAAMLRR from the coding sequence ATGCCCAGCCTTGACGACAACTTCGACATCATTGTGGTTGGCGCCGGGCCGGTCGGTCTTTCCTTCGCCGCATCGCTTGCCCACAGCGAGTTCAAACTGGCGGTTGTCGAAGGACAGTCCCTGGGAAGACTGGCAAATCCGGCTTTCGACGGTCGCGAGATCGCGCTCACCCACGCCTCGATTGGCATCCTTCGCGAGCTCGGCGCCTGGGATGTTATCAGCGCTTCGGACAAGTCACCGCTTCAAGGCGCACGCGTCCTCAACGGATCGAGTCCCTTCGCGCTGTGTTTCGATTCGCCGGCCCGGTCCGCAGAACCACTGGGCGTTCTGGTCCCGAATTGCCAGATCCGCGATGCCCTTTTCAAGATCATCCGCTTGCAGGGCCACGCCCGGCTGTTGTGCGGCCACTCGGTCGTGCGTGCAACAAACAGCCGCCAGGGAGCAGTCATAACGCTCTCCAATGGCAGGCAACTGACCGCCCGGCTTCTCGTTGCTGCCGATTCGCGATTTTCCGCCACCCGCAATCTGCTCGGCATCGGCGCCGATATCAATCGGCTTGGCAACTCGATGCTGATTTGCCGAGTGAGGCACGAGCGCCCCCACAACCAGATCGCGATCGAATGGTTCGATCATCATCAGACGGTAGCGATGTTGCCCCTCGCGCAAGGCGTGTCGTCGCTGCTTTTGACTTTGCCCTCAAACGAGGCCGACGGACTGCTTGCCCTTGACGACGCGTTGTTCCTGATTGAATTGACAAAGCGCTGTCGAGGGCGCCTCGGCAAGATGAGCCTGGCAAGCCAACGCCATATCTACCCGTTGGTTACAACCTGGGCGCACAGGTTCCGGGCGCCGAGCGCCGCATTGATCGGCGACGCTGCCATCGGCATGCACCCGGTGACCGCGCATGGCTTCAACATCGGCCTCGGCGGCCAGAAGCATCTCGCCCATGCTATCGAGACAGCATGGCTTGAGCGTCGCGACATTGCCGATCCCGACATGCTCCACAGATATGAAAGCCGATTGCGCCTGTCGGCGGCGCCGCTCTATCATGCTACGAATATCCTCGTCGGACTCTACTCAAGCGAGCATCCGGCGGCACGGCTAGCAAGGCATGTGGCGCTGCGCCTGGGACAACATCTTCCCTTTGTCCGTCATGGCATTGCGGCCATGCTGAGGCGGTGA